One Campylobacter lari DNA segment encodes these proteins:
- a CDS encoding HAD family hydrolase translates to MINVIFDMDGTLIDSANAIVCAVNEIRADLNLEPLKREFILDTINTPGQNYAKIFYGVDIYSHTSFKEGYEKYFIKHYDQSVVLFDGVLEVLDFCKKNDCYLAIATNAPQESLVPILKKQNILSYFDKILGVSYGIEAKPDPMMLRLIADEAKYEKSIFIGDSLKDRLCAKNAKMNYIHISWQKEIKDLDEANDKTTLIEKIQTHMKG, encoded by the coding sequence TTGATAAATGTGATTTTTGATATGGATGGCACGCTTATAGATAGTGCTAATGCTATAGTATGTGCGGTAAATGAAATAAGAGCGGATTTAAATTTAGAACCTTTGAAAAGAGAGTTTATTTTAGATACTATCAACACTCCTGGGCAAAATTATGCTAAGATTTTTTACGGGGTTGATATTTACTCACATACTAGTTTTAAAGAAGGTTATGAGAAGTATTTTATCAAGCATTATGATCAAAGCGTGGTGCTTTTTGATGGTGTGCTTGAGGTTTTGGATTTTTGTAAAAAAAATGATTGTTATCTAGCTATAGCTACTAATGCGCCTCAGGAAAGTTTAGTACCTATTTTAAAAAAACAAAACATTCTTTCATATTTTGATAAAATATTAGGTGTTAGTTATGGTATAGAAGCTAAGCCTGATCCTATGATGTTAAGATTAATCGCAGATGAAGCAAAATATGAAAAAAGTATTTTTATAGGCGATAGCTTAAAAGACAGACTTTGTGCTAAAAATGCTAAGATGAATTACATACATATTTCTTGGCAAAAAGAAATTAAAGATTTAGATGAAGCTAACGATAAAACTACTTTAATAGAAAAAATTCAAACTCACATGAAAGGTTAA
- a CDS encoding cation:proton antiporter domain-containing protein: MEEFLNVFLVAVAFAVILNVILKKFGIPTIIGYIATGLFVREFYGFSTNEIIIHVAEFGIVFLMFTIGLEFSFKHLLAMKKEVFLNGSLQMLTCGLVCTLLVTYILGIANHIAMIAGFALALSSTAIVLKILNDSGDINEEYGRKALGILLFQDIAVIPLLLMIDIFSSQNADISKLLLTTLVSAVILLVLLYFIGKYLFTYVLKFIIKTNANEIFIATILFTVIGASFLAHSFGFSYSLGAFIAGALIAETKYKHKIEADLVPFRDLLLGFFFISVGLQIDFHIVFENWFLIFVFVSLVLLIKFIVIYGLLALYTRKRVALKTALSISQIGEFALAVFSLMQVNSLLDEKTAQIFIIVSIITMVATPFILNNLRKIANVAEGEQNDMAKFYLCDQKMKDHFIIFGYARLGQEVVQKIKKTGIPYLVLESDLNLVELGRSRNENVFFANVAQVETLKVANIEECSVAIITISNEAKLDMLYQVLSNFNKPIQTVLKISGTGAKIIFPHTDKHLHIVDAEASIARNLVQEALQCRINTSAAE, encoded by the coding sequence GTGGAAGAGTTTTTAAATGTCTTTTTAGTTGCAGTTGCTTTTGCTGTAATTTTAAATGTAATTTTAAAAAAATTTGGTATTCCAACTATTATAGGCTATATAGCTACAGGTTTATTTGTGCGTGAATTTTATGGTTTTAGTACTAATGAAATCATTATCCATGTAGCTGAGTTTGGTATAGTTTTTTTAATGTTTACCATAGGACTTGAATTTTCATTTAAACATCTTTTAGCAATGAAAAAAGAAGTGTTTTTAAATGGAAGTTTGCAAATGCTAACTTGCGGTTTGGTTTGTACTTTACTTGTAACTTATATTTTAGGTATAGCAAACCATATAGCAATGATAGCAGGTTTTGCGCTAGCTTTATCATCCACTGCTATAGTTTTAAAAATACTTAATGATAGTGGTGATATCAATGAAGAATATGGCCGAAAAGCTTTGGGAATTTTGCTTTTTCAAGATATTGCTGTAATACCACTATTATTAATGATTGATATATTTAGCTCTCAAAATGCTGATATTTCAAAGCTTTTACTTACAACCCTAGTTAGTGCTGTGATTTTACTTGTTTTGCTTTATTTTATAGGCAAGTATCTTTTTACTTATGTTTTAAAATTTATCATTAAGACTAATGCAAATGAAATTTTCATCGCTACAATTCTTTTTACAGTTATAGGAGCAAGCTTTTTAGCACATTCTTTTGGTTTTTCATATTCACTTGGGGCATTCATAGCCGGAGCTTTGATAGCTGAAACTAAATACAAACACAAAATAGAAGCAGATTTGGTTCCTTTTAGAGATTTACTTTTAGGATTTTTCTTTATTAGTGTTGGTTTGCAAATTGATTTTCACATAGTTTTTGAAAATTGGTTTTTGATTTTTGTTTTTGTAAGCTTGGTATTATTAATAAAATTTATTGTAATTTATGGACTTTTAGCTCTTTATACAAGAAAAAGAGTAGCTTTGAAAACTGCTTTAAGTATTTCTCAAATTGGAGAATTTGCACTAGCAGTGTTTTCACTAATGCAAGTTAATTCATTATTAGATGAAAAAACAGCACAAATTTTTATTATAGTTTCTATTATCACTATGGTTGCGACGCCTTTTATTTTAAATAATCTTAGAAAAATAGCCAATGTAGCTGAAGGTGAACAAAATGATATGGCTAAATTTTATCTATGCGATCAAAAAATGAAAGATCATTTTATTATTTTTGGTTATGCAAGATTAGGCCAAGAAGTGGTGCAAAAGATTAAAAAAACAGGTATTCCATATCTAGTTTTAGAAAGTGATTTAAATTTAGTTGAGCTTGGACGTAGTAGAAATGAAAATGTATTTTTTGCAAATGTAGCCCAAGTAGAAACACTAAAGGTAGCCAATATAGAAGAATGCTCAGTTGCTATTATAACCATAAGCAATGAAGCTAAACTTGATATGCTTTACCAAGTGCTTTCTAACTTTAATAAGCCCATACAAACGGTTTTAAAAATAAGTGGTACAGGTGCTAAGATCATTTTCCCACATACTGATAAACATTTACACATTGTGGATGCTGAAGCTTCAATAGCTAGAAATTTAGTACAAGAAGCATTACAATGTAGAATCAATACAAGTGCAGCAGAATGA